From Juglans regia cultivar Chandler chromosome 9, Walnut 2.0, whole genome shotgun sequence:
GGAAGCTTAAAATCAAGAATAGATTGctttctgatttattttttgggtattagaGATAGTTTTGCCTCATAATGACCTTTAGACTATGTATCCCTAATGGTCTTGAGATTCATCTTTTAGAGAACTACAGAGCCTTTATTTCATGTCTTTGTTGTCGAAAAGGCTCTTAATACCGATCCATTTTGCAAGTTGAAACTTTAGATTTACATGTTATATTAAAGAACAATATTAGAACTGATACACCTAGGAAGATGAAAATACATTAGTTGCGGGAAGAATAGCCTTAGTTTGAAATCTTgccataaaaattataaaagaaaaaaaaaaacatactaaATGTCAGACTGGGACTTGTACCGTGTTTGTTTAGTTCTAAGAAGTTTCCATGCTTTGCAGTTCCAACCTGAAGTGTCCGTCGTTGGTCTCTAAACCGCTGTCGCTATATATGTAGGTAGGATGGTGGGTGGGCTAGGCCTACAACCCGATCATGTCAAGCCGGGTTTGGACCCGGTCCGATACATATGAAAGCACCAACCCGAACCGGACTATTCAGGTCAGGTCAAACCgtctttatttattaaaaaaaaaatatgccatttttttttttttttgggcatcCAAACACAAGCTGCATGTATAGAAAACATTGGTCCAGATacaaatttaaataacaaaCTGATATTGAGTCCAGATCCAAGGCATTATAGTCTGGGTCAACTTACATAAGCCTTCTTGGTTCCATCGGGCCTGATCAAAGTGTTTAACTTTCTTGGCCTTAATGTCATACATCTTCTTCACGgcattttttatcttcttcttgttgGCACGAATGTCAACAATGAAAACCAGGGTATTATTGTCCTCAATCTTCTTCATTGCAGACTTTGTAGTCAATGGATACTTGAGAATCTGATAATGGTCCAACTTATTTCTCAGTGGAGCACTAATGCGGGATATTTGGGGTTCCTCTCCTTCTTCAATGTCTTTGGTCGATGAATTATGACAGTTGTCCTGATCTTCTTAGCTTTCTTCTTAGAAACAGGGCCTGATTTCACAGCCTTGGCAGCCTTAAAGGCTTGAGCCTTTGGATCAGCCTTTTTTGCAACATCAGAACACTGGGAGAGACAAGGATAGCTGCAGCGGCCATGGACTCGTAGAGAAGAATCGACATGAGATTTACGACACGGGCTAAAAAACACTCACAcaagaaaacccaaaaaccaGAACTACCAAAAGAGGCCCCATGAAACCTGGCCTTGCTAAACCTCTGTGACCTCCATTTTCTGAAGAGTCAGAAACCCAATAATGAAAACTAAGAAAGGAAACCtttaaaagatgaaattgaTGATGAAGAAGTTGAGAAGATAGAAGAGGAAGATAGTGAGAATGCAAAATCTGGTACCCCGATAAAGAGATAAAGAGTCCTGTTACAGAAAATGGAACAAAGAGAAAGGGAGCAGCAAATATGCGCAACAGTGAGCATGAACGGCAAGGAGAACAGAGCATGaacggggaagaagaagaaggcgcAGGGGCTAGGGTTCGATGTGGAAGTGAAAGGGAAGGTTAAATAGCGGGTTCCAAATGACAGCCCGACCATTCATCGGGTCTGATAAAGTCGAAACCAACTTTTGATGTCACCCGACTTTTTCGGATTGGGTCTAATCAGGTCGCTCGGGTTGATCGGCCCATCGGGCATTTTGTACAGGCCTAGGGTGGGCCAATCAAAAGACTCAGATGATCCCTTCGGTAGATTAGTACGCATAACTCCTGGTGTGGGCAGATTTGTTGGCAGGAGTTACAGTCCAAGATAaggtttttctttccttctttttcttcgtcttcttcttctcctttatttatttacattatttttgttaatatctTGTCTATTATTTGTTGCAGGCTGTTGGTAAATGCAGCTCTAGGAACtccattatttgaaatttttgtggtCAAAAACACTGATGAGACATATGTCATGCAGGTTACTTATCGATGCTTCTTCTAGATTATTGCTTATTTATAGATGGCCTGAGATGACtaaattatgttttatagtTTGCTTTGACTTCAATGGTTCGAGTTTTGACCTGGACCAGGTAGTTCAAGTAACATTGCATTGTTTGAATACCGTTAAATGATGAATTATCATATGGAGGAACTATATGTAGCATCTGGACTTCATTCTACCCTTTTCTGTTAGTCTCTTGACGTGGCTTAAGTGGGGATCTTTTCCTTTGGAGAGTCAGGTTCCCCAAGTTTTATTGCAGTTTATATGAATTATTCATGGTATGCTGTCTATTTACAGGTTGTATACTTGCAAAGAGCCAAAAGGAAATTCAACAGATTCCAGTTCACCATCTAAGTTCACAAAAAAACCACCCTTCTTTTGTGCTGCATTCCTGTGAGAACAGAGAAGCTTAGATCATGATACTGGAGAAAGTAGCTTGTGTAGAGTCAAAGTGGCAGCTCTTGCAGCTCAAAGTGTCTCTGAGCTTATGCCTCCTGATATTGCCAAGGCCTTTGGAGTGCTGACAATGTTTCTTTAAAGGGGAAATTAGATTTAAACTATTGCATTTGAGATGTGGGCAGTATATATACTTTAtcactcttcttctttttttacttatcaaaaaataatttcctgTTTTGCTACTCATAAATATGGGATAGACTCATTTTGATGCTTTCTCATTTTACTTAAACTTCCCCCCATGGTCATAATTGAGGTTTTGAAATCCAAAGTAAATAGTGGAACTccattaatttaattgaaattgctactcaaaacatttaatttaatacgaattgctgatttttctttttagagttttgatattatatgtcagtttttaatatttagagctgaataatttttttccagtatttaaattttggaTTGCATCACCCTTTCTTGTTTGTTTCTCTCCATTAATTTTAGTTGCAACAATATGCCTTTTTTTGACAAAGAAATATGTTCCAACTCAATTCTTAGGTTTCCAGAAACATGCGTGAAATTGTCGAGGTTGCTGCTAGTCCAGCACAGCAGATTATTTGAGTATACAACTTTTAGTCGGATTACCACTTCCAGAGGAGATTTAGATCCTTTTTCAGGTGAGCTTGCTTGTATATCCATTTCCTTTTGTTATTAGTACTCATCCCTTAAAATCCAATGTAAGCATGTTGTTTTGATGGTGTAACCTGCTGTTGAAACATAGGCCTGTATGTTGGCATATTTGGTCCTTAATTATGGCACTAAGGTGGTACAATTGCGGCATAAGTGTGGTGACTGGAATGCTGGGGATGGTGAGAAAAGTCTTCTTATATggagtttttttaatatgtagAGACAGTCAAGCTGATTGGGGGATCTAAACGTTCCTGCTGgccaggtttttttttttttttgggtttttaaatttttttatggttatgCTGGTTTACACTACTTGCATCACTTAGGTTATTATAACACTAAATCGTGTAGTTTCGTGCTAAAATTGGGAGATGAAATCGCTTGTCCAGCCATGCAACGTACCCAAATGAATTAGGAGTGGTAATTGTGTTTgaaattcctctctctctctctctctctctctctctctgtcaaaGCCTCAACCATGTATTTGGTTATTTGGAACAAGTAGGTCGGAGTAAATCTGTTTCACAACTATTACCCATACCACTGTTAATCTGCTTGTAAGAAATCTGTGGCATGCATCATTGCTCATACCCTAATTATCGCTACCTCAAATTTGGTCAACTTGGAACTTTTCAGACATTATTTTCTCCATACCTTAACCATTCATTCTGGAATGTCTTCTCTCTACAAGCCTGTTTACTAATTACGTCTCAAATTATTAAGCCGTACTTTTCTTCATGGTTTTTTTGTGGGCAGGGAATCGGTCTGTATGTCAAAGGCACAGAAGATCTTGGTTTGAGCAAAGAAGACGGTTTTACCTTTTCTTgcattccttttttttgtttttggaaaattttcTCATTAagacttcttttgtttttggcttCTCTTTTGAGCTGTATATTAATTTTGCTGACCAACCAATTGGTTCTAGTGGAAGATTTCTTCAGAATGCTAAAAGTTGTGTGAGCATTTGCCTATTGTTAGCTATGGAAATCCCTTTTCTttcattataattatcattaagTGGTCCAGCCAAAATAGTATAAATTGATCTTTTGTTGTGTAGCACATAATTACTTTAGTCACAAATTCACAGCTGTGGTTGCAAGTCTATATGGAAAAGTAGATTATGGGATATCATGTTAGTCCTTAAAAGTAAAGAGAAAAGTGTGTGTGGGGGGTTTTCTTTTTGGTAATTGAAACATAAAGGCATTTCAGAGTTTTGTAGAGGAAGTGATGCTTTACTTGTTCCTTTCAGGTATATCCTGGTGAGATCTATACTATAGCGAGCTAGCATTGTTGAAAGTAGTGTCTTTGTGGGCAAAAGGTAAagtccattattttattttcttttttttcaaggcTTCCTGTGATTGCTCTTCTAGAGTGGTAGGAGgacctttgtttttcttttttctttccactaTTCTCTTGGCCACTGACACAATTATTGGAAGGTTTCAGACTTTGAACCTATCCTATATGAATTGTTGATCAAAGCTCTGCTTGTCATTTGAACTCTCTCTTGAGATTTATCATGTTTGGtttggtatttttttcaaaattttttaaaaaaatttcaacttatacccaaaaacatattttcattaacagaaaatttatatttcaaacttttgatcCAATCATTTGTCTAGAGCTCattgaaaaggggaaaaaaaataaaaaataaaaaataaattattcaaattttcctatttactttcacaaaactcaataaacaatatatctttaaaaaagttcaaaaaatccTCACATTCTCAAAGCTTTTCACAACCAAGGATACCTTAGTGGGAGAATCTGTCAATTAGAAGAAGATAAAGGAGAAAGAGATTGGGAAGGAAATTGTACTCTttaaggttttatttatttatttagaacaCAAAAGAATAGCCCACTCCTAAAGCAACCCAAAAGATGAAAACAactttaaataacttttttggACATTGTGTCATAACTTCACTAAGAGCTTCAAGTCCAAACAATGCTAACTTTGAtacctcttttctttttctttctccctctgtGCATATCTGTTTTTGTACAAATAGATCAATGTTTTGTCCAAAACcctactttatttttaattgtccGTTGGTGaactttcataattttcttacTTTCATAGGATACTGCAATTCATGTGAGGATGTGGAACTATATAGTCTCatctctagaaaataaaaataaaatcgaataaagagtaaatataaatagggaaattattactattatttttattattgataagtttatttgatttttaatcactttataaaaataatgagaattaTTAAAGTGCATATACTGtgaatatcaaatattatatatcataagATTGCGGATATAATACGTATATTATAAGGGTTTGTTATTAAATCataataagtttaaaatttgactaaaagttgaaattttttactaAAGCCAAAGTCATTGAAGAAACTAGTTTACATTGGACTGTCCATcacaaagtcaaaataataatataatattatgtattttaataataattttttttagtaattttttttatattttgaaaatacactccatatatgtattcaaaatttaatttttacttataattattgtttctcaactatttttttcctcaacttaATTATCTAACATAATATAAccttatttacaaaaaaacacTTCCTAGAGATAATCTGGACAATATCTGTTCATTGTCAATAATTTCAACTTGTGgataaaatttgtgaataagaaggaaaaatatcattgttgattatttgtgaataaaatataagtttgatGAGTAAATAGTGATTTTCTAACTTTGAAAATTCCTTTAGAGTTACTATAACTCAAAATCTAAACTAAAGGTTTTAACTAGTCCAatgcaaattatttatataaaatttagctatattttagattttactgacatttggctagtccttatttatacaaaatttaactatattttagattttattgacATTTGAATAGTCCAATACCAGTACTCGGGATCATGATTCTCTAAAATTCTTTGAGTCTTTTAAGTTAAGCAAACTTTAAGTAGTATTTCCAACTAAAATGATTAACCATCATCATTATTTATTGATgcataaaagtttaatttttaaatttgggaaaaaataattaaaatttgaaaaataatatattctcgAGAATTTTGGAAGTAAGAAAAGAAAGTAAAGTATTTTTGGATTTGTTATATCAATTCCTTCTATCCATTTTTAATTTGAGCAAAAACTAGCACTCAACATTAAAAATTGCAACAAATAAGAGGAATCTTactcataattttaatttttattattattttattttttataatataatattatataattagatattatttattatattttatttatatcctAATCAtgtaatgttatattataaaaagatgataaaaattgtGATCAATAACAGATTTTTTCTTGCCGAAAACTTTTACGCACAGCATTTAGATAttgtaagaaaaaatctattttttattatgtggCGGTACTCCATTGGTTGACTGGGTTAGAAGTTTTGCATCTTTAGTTGACACGTGGACTGAGTTCCACACGGAAAACGAGAAAATGGTCCCTACGGCGGAGCATAAAAGTTTGTTACATCTTCCTTTTCCGAGTCACCAAACACAGCTCTTTTTCTGTGTCGTTGAAAACCCGGGAAAgcgaaagaaaataaaaatggaagctCATACCCAGAGCCCGCAGCAGCAATACAAAGCAACCATGAAGAAGTCGTCTTCTAGGAACTCCGATTCGTCTTCGAGGAACATGGAGTCGCCCCACTCGCCACTCCGCTTCCACTCACCGCAACTATCCGAGCTCGGTGACCTGCCGGAGACCCCGCCTTACGTGTCACCGGAGAACTTCCCGGATAAACCGACGGAAAAGTCCAAGGCGATGGTTTCCTTTGACAGGTTCACGCAGTACTCGCCGCTACCGTCACCCTTGGGCGGCCAGAAACAGCAACAGCCGGAGAACGAGGGAAAGAACAGAAGTGTGCAGGCGGCGGATTCTCCGTCTCCAGTGATGGTGTTCAACCGAGCGATGAGGGAGGAGCCACCGCCGTCGGTTTCGAGGTTGGGACCGGGCAGTGGGGGGCATGGTAGGAGATCGGGGACGGTAGCGTCGATACCGCAGACGTCGAAGAGGGAGGAGATACAGGAGAGGGCTGCGCTAGTATTTCGGGTGAGCGAGATTGTGCTCTGCTTGATTTCCTTTTCGGTTATGGCGGCCGATAAAACCCAGGGTTGGAGCGGGGACTCCTTTGACCGCTACAAGGAATACAGGTCTCTTTCTCTCAACTTTCTCAACGTTTTtgtgttatttatatttacatacaGTTCctctttatgttattttttctgTGAATTTGATGATAAATTATACTGAATAAGCACTGTTTATAGGTTTCTCTTAATGttacttctttaaatttgaagactttGATCTAATGAGTATAATTAGCAATCTCAGCATATATGATAGATTTCATcaagttactttttttttcaattttcagggttagtttactctctctctctcctctctctctctatttgtgAAGGAGTCTCAAAAGCATCCTTAGAATCGGTTGGTCTGTTCATCGGCTTTAGCATCCTCCTTCACTTCCTCTGACCATGTGAAATCCTTTTCATTTGGTTTGTGTTGTAGTAAACATTCCCTTAGCTTAAGGAGTTAACTACATGATGTTCTTAACTTATCTTCAATCAGTTATGTGTGtatgcgcgcgcgcgcgcgcgcgtgcAGTTGACTGATTAGCGAGACATAACTCCTCTGTATTATTTTACTCTGCGTAGACATTGCTtgattttttctactttttcttttcttttttaatctatatagaaaatattgacAATATTTGcagtgttttttttccttttccgcCGATTcctcttcttattttcttcttttgaggtATTTGATGTGATGCTAAAGTTCATTCATTGGCAGGTATTGTTTATCTGTGAATGTCATTGCATGTGTATATTCCGGGTTTCAAGCATCTGATTTAACCTACCATATGTTCACTGGGAAACATGCGATCCGCCACCACTTACGCCGCCACTTTGATTTCTTCATGGATCAGGTAAGTTGTGCAGCTTCCGAATCCATTCTTCATCTTACTTTTATCATACTGAAATTGCTGATGATTTTCATCTCAGTTCTGCATGTTTTATGCATAATGGAAACCCCTCAAGTATTTGGATTTAGTTTAAACTGTTCAATCCACTTCACtggcatatatattatttagattTTCATCTCAGTTCTGCATGTTTTATACATACTTCACTTCACATCTTCCAGCTCAATCCACTTCACTGTGTAAAAGCATGTCACACTGGACTATAGGTTAGCATGTTATTCCATAAATCTACTTTATTTTATATGGGTTAGACAATATGattgatttgttggaggttgTTTGCTGTTAGCCATGCATGTAACGTTTTAGCTTGTCTAAGAAGGCATTTTCATGAGTTATAAGTTGGTGTAGATAGTTGGTGAGAGTGAATATTAAATCAACGTTTGAAACCATTAGGAAATACTACAGGTGTTCAAACAGATAATAGTGTGAATTTGGTGGATATAtggctctctctttctcagaaATACAACTTAGCTAGGGGCCTCTCTTTGTTAATTTCCAAATGTTCCCATCTTTTGGGCATGCCAGTAATGATTAATCTTTAGGGCCTTAATCGATCAGTGTTATTATCTTGACAACCTTTTATGTTGTTGTGCACTAAAAGCTACCATTTGCTTTGTTAATAATAAGCAGATACTGGCATATCTTCTCATATCATCATCCTCGTCGGCAGCCACCCGGGTTGATGATTGGCAATCAAACTGGGGTAAAGATGAATTCACAGAGATGGCTAGCGCGTCTGTCGGGATGGCCTTCCTGGCTTTTGCTGCCTTTGCCTTTAGTTCCCTCATATCTGGTTACAGCCTTTGCACCCGTCAATTTACATGATCTTGGGAACCATTCTCATGTTTCTTAATTTCATCTCTATGTTGTGGATGATTGAAGAGTATATTTTCATGTTGTACAGAGAGATAATAgagtcaataaaaataaataaataattataaaaaatttattgatttttgtaataattatgaCTCAGCCAGCCACTTGACTCCAGCACCCTGTTTCTTtatgagaaaagaaaggaaggatTCACAAAGGGAAACCAAACACCGGAAATTTCAAGGCCCAGTCCTCTAATTTGCTTGTTAATTTTCAACTTGTGACTAACAGAATGGGCCTAGTCCAAGAGCTTTAGTGAAACATGGATGAGCTTACTGTTTATAAAATAActccttaatttttattttttggtatgtTATTGCAAATGGTGTGGTAATTTGCATTACTCATTTGGGAGGGTTgtgtattttctctaaaaaaatacatgctcAAAAATAGAAACATGAAAACTAAATAGAGGCCCACTTCAAGTCCATTTAATTACAAGTAACAACTATGATGTTCATCGGAACTAGATTTATGGTTGGTTTGATGCCACAACATGCTATCACAAACCTAATGAATaatcaatagaaaaaatatCTTCCGTTTAAACCAAGACTCAAAAAATAGGTTAAATTCAGTCGATTCAAATTGGATCGGTAAGAAATCAAATCGATTTTAATCATCATTGAATCAGTCCTTATCCGATTTTGAACTCGATTTTGACTTTTCAAGCCttcgtttggatattaagatgagatgatataagaaatttatgaataaagtgaaatagtttgtgaatagtagtgaaattgtaagttaagatgttttatagaattttgaaaaaaaaaaagttggttaaaaatattataaagttaaaatattgttataatataatttttattttgggatttgaaaaagttaaattactttttatgttttgtttggaagtttgataaagttgtaatgattaaataaaaaaattaaatatttgaaattaaaaagtatttgtattttttatatttagatgttgagatgagatacaaGAAGATAAAACAATCTTACAACCCAAACGGGGcattaattatattcttttccTATGAACAGGctattattcattatctatCATCTGCTTCACTttcgtgtctctctctctcattttaagcTCTAAAATTCGGTCTAGAACTCTAAAAATTCAAATCCCTATACTTTAATTCAATGCTCGATATTTTAGTCTGTTAACTCTCCATCAATATTATCACTAGCTAACtttaatataattacatatagaAACACTCTTATTATTaagataatgagataagatgagatgatttaagatgaaagttaaaaattaaataaaatattgttaaattattattttttaatattattattattttagaatttgaaaaagttgaattgtttattatattttgtgaaaaattttaaaaaaaaaaattgtaataatgagtgaaatgagatgaaaaactttcactattcaaatggagtctaaggctgcgtttggattataaaatactttcaactcatctcaactcattattataattttttcaaattccaacacaaaatataataaacaattcaattttttcaaatctcaaaataataataatattaaaaaataatattctaacaatattttatcatctcaactcaacttaactcaactcacttcaacgtcTAAACTCACCCTAAATCAggtgggtttggatacacaaaacatctcatctcatctcatcttattattataatttttttaaatttttatataaaaatataataaataattagactttttcaaattttaaaataaaaattatattttaacgatattttatctcatataatttgtAGCGTCTATCCAAATCCACACTTAAATTGGAGGATTGACAAGGACTGTGATCCATCTTGATGtacaatgtttttattttacagaatctctttttgatttgtttttttggtcCTACTTTCCACTAATTAATGTCAAGATTgaaatgatataattaaatatatgggGGTGCATGATATGGATGTAGATTCcagctt
This genomic window contains:
- the LOC109004098 gene encoding LOW QUALITY PROTEIN: 50S ribosomal protein L23, chloroplastic-like (The sequence of the model RefSeq protein was modified relative to this genomic sequence to represent the inferred CDS: inserted 3 bases in 2 codons; deleted 1 base in 1 codon), yielding MSTNNKRKWIYKQAHLKKDLNLLWKWNAAQKKGGFFVNLDGELESVEFPFGSLQVYNLTLYLFIGVPDFAFSLSSSSIFSTSSSSISSFKVFFSPCRKSHVDSSLRVHGRCSYPCLSQCSDVAKKADPKAQAFKAAKAVKSGPVSKKKAKKIRTTVIIHRPKTLKKERNPKYPXISAPLRNKLDHYQILKYPLTTKSAMKKIEDNNTLVFIVDIRANKKKIKNAVKKMYDIKAKKVNTLIRPDGTKKAYVXVDPDYNALDLDSISVCYLNLYLDQCFLYMQLVFGCPKKKKNGIFFF
- the LOC109004096 gene encoding CASP-like protein 4A3 produces the protein MVPTAEHKSLLHLPFPSHQTQLFFCVVENPGKRKKIKMEAHTQSPQQQYKATMKKSSSRNSDSSSRNMESPHSPLRFHSPQLSELGDLPETPPYVSPENFPDKPTEKSKAMVSFDRFTQYSPLPSPLGGQKQQQPENEGKNRSVQAADSPSPVMVFNRAMREEPPPSVSRLGPGSGGHGRRSGTVASIPQTSKREEIQERAALVFRVSEIVLCLISFSVMAADKTQGWSGDSFDRYKEYRYCLSVNVIACVYSGFQASDLTYHMFTGKHAIRHHLRRHFDFFMDQILAYLLISSSSSAATRVDDWQSNWGKDEFTEMASASVGMAFLAFAAFAFSSLISGYSLCTRQFT